One window from the genome of Lentibacillus daqui encodes:
- the accD gene encoding acetyl-CoA carboxylase, carboxyltransferase subunit beta, with translation MLKDFFGKRKKYASIPGEEGKIDVPEGLMKKCDGCHKIYYRKEMKKNNYVCPNCGYHHPLSAWERIDSLFDQDTFEEWDKQLISSNPLAFPSYEQKLEKDRNKTGLNEGVVTGKGLINGQATAFAVMDSRFRMGSLGSVMGEKISRAIENAKMESIPFIIFTASGGARMQEGVLSLMQMAKTSTAIKRFSDAGGLMISVMTHPTTGGVSASFASLGDYNFAEPGALIGFAGRRIIEQTIREKLPADFQTAEFLLKHGQLDEVIHRHDLKNIISTLLAMHQKGGVNK, from the coding sequence TTGCTTAAAGATTTTTTTGGCAAGCGAAAGAAGTATGCATCCATCCCAGGTGAAGAAGGGAAAATCGATGTACCTGAAGGTTTGATGAAAAAATGTGATGGATGTCATAAAATCTATTATCGTAAAGAAATGAAAAAAAATAATTATGTTTGCCCAAATTGTGGGTATCACCATCCCTTAAGCGCCTGGGAACGGATTGATAGTTTGTTTGATCAGGATACATTTGAGGAATGGGATAAACAGTTGATCTCAAGTAATCCGCTGGCATTTCCCAGCTATGAACAAAAACTGGAAAAAGACCGTAATAAGACGGGGCTTAATGAAGGTGTTGTAACCGGAAAAGGGTTGATAAATGGGCAAGCCACCGCTTTTGCAGTGATGGATTCGCGCTTTCGCATGGGAAGTTTAGGGTCTGTTATGGGAGAGAAGATTTCCAGGGCAATCGAAAATGCCAAAATGGAATCCATACCGTTTATCATTTTTACCGCTTCAGGTGGTGCCAGGATGCAGGAAGGTGTATTGAGCCTGATGCAAATGGCAAAAACATCTACGGCTATCAAACGGTTTAGCGACGCTGGAGGATTGATGATCTCCGTGATGACACATCCCACAACAGGCGGTGTTTCAGCGAGTTTTGCCTCTTTGGGTGATTATAACTTCGCCGAGCCTGGTGCGTTAATTGGTTTTGCTGGTCGGCGGATTATCGAACAGACGATCCGTGAGAAACTTCCCGCGGATTTTCAAACAGCAGAATTTTTGCTAAAGCATGGTCAATTGGATGAGGTAATTCATCGTCATGATTTGAAAAACATAATTTCGACATTATTGGCAATGCATCAGAAGGGAGGCGTGAACAAGTGA
- the accA gene encoding acetyl-CoA carboxylase carboxyl transferase subunit alpha: MKQVLEFEKPIVNLKEKIAELKNFTKDSEIDLSEEIQTLEQRLATLEEDIYANLKPWDRVQMARHQERPTTLDYVFELFTDFIEFHGDRYYADDAAIVAGIAYYRDKPVTIIGHQRGKDTKENIRRNFGMPHPEGYRKALRHMKQAEKFDRPIVCFIDTKGAYPGKAAEERGQSEAIARNLMEMAGLTVPIVCIVIGEGGSGGALGIGVGDHIHMLENSTYSVISPEGAAALLWKDSNLAQRAAETMKITSYDLKELGVIDEIIPEPRGGAHRDIQQQAANIDHVLQQSLTDLANLPVDELLEERWKKYEQIGDYTEIES; the protein is encoded by the coding sequence GTGAAACAAGTGTTGGAGTTTGAAAAGCCGATTGTAAACTTAAAGGAGAAAATTGCTGAACTAAAAAATTTCACGAAAGATAGTGAGATTGATTTATCTGAGGAAATCCAAACATTAGAACAGCGGTTGGCAACGTTGGAAGAAGATATTTACGCTAACTTGAAACCTTGGGATCGCGTACAAATGGCTCGTCATCAGGAACGTCCGACAACACTTGATTACGTTTTTGAGTTATTCACCGATTTTATTGAATTTCACGGTGACCGTTATTACGCTGATGATGCAGCAATAGTAGCCGGTATCGCCTACTATCGGGACAAACCAGTAACTATTATTGGTCACCAGCGTGGAAAAGATACAAAAGAAAACATCCGTCGAAACTTTGGCATGCCACATCCTGAAGGCTATCGAAAAGCATTAAGACATATGAAACAAGCTGAGAAATTTGACCGGCCGATTGTTTGTTTTATTGATACAAAAGGTGCTTACCCAGGTAAAGCTGCAGAAGAGCGCGGACAAAGTGAAGCAATTGCCAGAAACTTGATGGAAATGGCCGGTTTAACGGTTCCGATTGTTTGTATCGTTATTGGTGAGGGTGGAAGTGGTGGTGCCCTGGGAATAGGTGTTGGTGATCACATTCATATGCTGGAAAACTCGACGTATTCCGTTATATCCCCTGAAGGAGCCGCAGCATTGTTATGGAAAGATTCCAATCTTGCACAACGAGCGGCGGAAACAATGAAAATTACGTCTTATGATTTAAAGGAACTTGGGGTGATTGATGAGATTATTCCAGAACCCAGAGGCGGCGCACACCGTGACATTCAACAGCAGGCTGCAAACATTGATCACGTTTTACAACAATCGTTGACCGATTTGGCAAATTTGCCTGTTGATGAATTATTGGAAGAAAGATGGAAAAAATACGAACAAATTGGTGACTATACGGAGATTGAAAGTTGA
- the pfkA gene encoding 6-phosphofructokinase: MKKIGVLTSGGDAPGMNAAIRAVVRKAIYHEIDVYGIMNGYQGLINGNIEKMEIGSVGDIIHRGGTVLRSARCDEFKTDEGQEKGIAQLKKFGIEGLIVIGGDGSFHGAQSLTDKGYPCIGIPGTIDNDIAGTDFTIGFDTALNTIIEAIDKIRDTATSHERTYVIEVMGRNAGDLALWAGLADGAESILIPEKSDSFEEVVNRLKRGHERGKKHSIIVLAEGVGSGFSFGERIEKATNLETRVTVLGHIQRGGSPTAQDRVLASRLGAQAVDILLAGKVGRMVGIENNKLVDHDLYDVMSHEHHINSDMYKLSKELSI; the protein is encoded by the coding sequence ATGAAAAAAATAGGAGTTTTGACAAGCGGTGGGGATGCCCCCGGTATGAATGCTGCTATACGAGCGGTAGTAAGAAAAGCTATTTACCACGAAATCGATGTCTATGGCATAATGAACGGTTATCAGGGACTTATTAACGGAAATATAGAAAAAATGGAAATTGGCTCCGTTGGTGATATTATTCATCGCGGTGGTACTGTATTGCGTTCTGCCAGATGTGACGAATTTAAAACAGATGAAGGTCAGGAAAAGGGGATTGCCCAACTGAAAAAATTCGGTATCGAAGGGTTAATTGTCATTGGTGGTGATGGCAGTTTTCATGGTGCGCAAAGCTTGACAGATAAAGGTTATCCTTGTATCGGTATCCCGGGCACAATTGATAATGATATTGCTGGAACTGATTTTACAATTGGCTTTGATACTGCACTTAATACAATTATTGAGGCTATCGATAAAATACGTGATACCGCAACTTCACATGAACGTACGTATGTGATTGAAGTGATGGGCAGGAATGCCGGTGATTTGGCACTGTGGGCAGGACTTGCAGACGGTGCGGAAAGCATTCTTATCCCGGAGAAGTCTGATAGCTTCGAGGAAGTAGTAAATCGCCTGAAACGCGGACATGAGCGAGGGAAAAAACATAGTATTATCGTTTTGGCCGAGGGTGTGGGCAGCGGCTTTTCTTTTGGTGAACGAATTGAGAAAGCAACCAATCTCGAAACAAGGGTTACTGTATTGGGACATATTCAACGTGGTGGTTCACCAACCGCACAAGATCGGGTGCTGGCCAGCCGTCTTGGGGCACAGGCAGTGGACATACTGTTAGCCGGTAAGGTTGGTCGCATGGTTGGTATCGAGAATAACAAGCTAGTCGATCACGATTTGTATGATGTGATGTCACATGAGCATCATATTAATTCCGATATGTATAAGCTATCAAAGGAACTATCGATTTGA
- the pyk gene encoding pyruvate kinase has protein sequence MRKTKIVCTIGPASESVETLEQLIQSGMNVARLNFSHGDFAEHGNRINNIRQAAEKTGKTVGILLDTKGPEIRTGDFENGEAELTTGSTVYVSMNEMVGTAERFSITYPGLINDVHEGSKILLDDGLIELEVMEIDKARNELKTKALNTGIVKNKKGVNVPNVKVNLPGITEKDANDIEFGIQQGIDFIAASFVRRPSDVFEIKELLEKNNATHIQVIPKIENQEGVDNIDEILEVCDGIMVARGDLGVEIPAEDVPLVQKRLIHKCNTAGKPVITATQMLDSMQRNPRPTRAESSDVANAIFDGTDAIMLSGETAAGQYPVESVATMNNIAIKTETALDHKQILTNRSRAVDMTITDAISQSVTHTAMNLSVSAIITSTESGHTARMISKYRPKAPIIAVTVSELVKRQLSLVWGVHAMMGEHATSTDEMLDIAIDRALNSNLLQRGSRVIITAGVPVGESGTTNLIKVHVIGDVIAKGQGIGRRSAYGKVVVAKNAEEAIARTQQQDIVVTYGTDRDMMPAIEKAGGIVTEEGGLTSHAAVVGLSLGIPVIVGVKNVMDILTDGEDITIDSSKGDIYKGHANVL, from the coding sequence ATGAGAAAGACAAAAATAGTATGTACAATCGGACCTGCATCCGAATCGGTTGAAACATTGGAACAGCTGATTCAATCCGGGATGAATGTTGCCCGTTTGAATTTCTCGCATGGGGATTTTGCCGAACATGGCAACCGGATTAACAATATCAGACAAGCTGCTGAAAAGACCGGGAAAACAGTAGGAATTTTACTCGATACCAAAGGGCCGGAAATCAGAACAGGTGATTTTGAGAATGGTGAGGCTGAATTAACCACTGGTAGTACCGTGTATGTCTCGATGAATGAAATGGTTGGTACGGCTGAACGTTTCTCGATTACGTATCCCGGACTGATCAATGATGTTCATGAGGGATCCAAAATCCTGCTTGATGACGGCTTAATTGAACTGGAAGTAATGGAAATTGATAAAGCGCGTAACGAGTTAAAAACCAAAGCACTAAACACGGGCATCGTTAAAAATAAAAAGGGAGTTAATGTTCCCAATGTGAAAGTGAATTTGCCCGGCATTACAGAAAAAGACGCTAATGATATTGAATTCGGCATCCAACAAGGTATCGATTTTATTGCTGCATCTTTTGTTCGCCGGCCTTCCGATGTCTTTGAAATCAAAGAACTACTGGAAAAAAATAATGCAACACATATCCAGGTTATTCCAAAGATAGAAAATCAGGAAGGCGTCGATAATATTGATGAAATTCTTGAAGTTTGCGACGGAATTATGGTTGCCCGCGGAGATTTAGGCGTAGAGATCCCCGCCGAAGATGTTCCGCTTGTGCAAAAAAGATTAATCCACAAATGTAATACTGCAGGTAAACCAGTTATTACCGCAACACAAATGCTTGATTCAATGCAGCGTAACCCACGGCCAACAAGAGCTGAATCCTCTGATGTCGCTAATGCCATATTTGATGGAACTGATGCGATTATGTTATCGGGAGAAACAGCCGCCGGACAATATCCAGTGGAATCTGTGGCAACCATGAATAACATTGCTATAAAAACCGAAACGGCGTTGGATCATAAACAGATTTTAACCAATCGATCAAGAGCTGTTGATATGACGATTACTGATGCAATTAGTCAATCGGTTACCCATACGGCCATGAATTTATCGGTTAGTGCGATCATTACGTCAACAGAAAGTGGTCATACAGCACGAATGATTTCGAAATATCGTCCAAAAGCACCGATCATTGCGGTCACTGTCTCGGAATTAGTAAAGCGACAACTCTCACTTGTTTGGGGCGTTCATGCTATGATGGGTGAACACGCAACCTCAACAGATGAAATGCTTGATATCGCTATTGATCGTGCGCTAAACAGCAATTTATTGCAACGTGGAAGCAGGGTGATCATCACGGCGGGCGTACCAGTTGGTGAATCGGGTACAACGAATTTAATAAAAGTCCATGTCATTGGGGATGTAATTGCCAAAGGGCAGGGGATTGGCCGACGGAGTGCTTATGGTAAAGTAGTTGTGGCGAAAAATGCTGAAGAAGCAATTGCCAGAACACAGCAACAGGATATTGTTGTCACATATGGTACGGATCGTGATATGATGCCAGCGATCGAAAAAGCCGGCGGTATTGTAACGGAAGAAGGCGGATTAACATCACATGCGGCAGTGGTTGGTCTTAGTCTGGGCATTCCTGTAATTGTTGGGGTTAAAAATGTGATGGATATATTAACCGATGGAGAAGATATAACAATTGATTCATCCAAAGGAGATATATACAAAGGCCATGCCAATGTGTTGTGA
- a CDS encoding FxsA family protein yields the protein MRWILLAFLIIPALEIGVFVWAGGIIGPWWVVFLILLTGALGITLAKYQGMEAWRKALLQISNGFKPTNEIMDGICIVIGAVLLFTPGFITDTVGFLLVIPWTRIPFRSWIYRIIKNRMGKGTIIFRKW from the coding sequence TTGCGCTGGATATTACTTGCATTTTTAATCATCCCTGCCCTGGAAATAGGTGTGTTTGTCTGGGCTGGTGGAATTATTGGCCCTTGGTGGGTCGTTTTTCTTATTTTGTTAACAGGAGCTCTCGGTATCACGCTTGCCAAATACCAGGGCATGGAAGCCTGGCGCAAGGCCCTATTACAGATAAGCAATGGCTTTAAGCCGACGAACGAAATTATGGACGGGATCTGCATCGTTATTGGAGCAGTACTGTTATTTACCCCTGGTTTTATTACTGATACTGTCGGATTTTTGTTAGTTATACCTTGGACGAGAATTCCGTTTAGAAGCTGGATTTATCGAATTATAAAAAATAGAATGGGCAAAGGAACGATCATTTTCCGTAAATGGTAA
- the ytvI gene encoding sporulation integral membrane protein YtvI: protein MYKLQLYPILRFILVFVIGLMIYLILQYTLVYIYPLILAVILSLLINPFVRLLEKRLKFPRALATLVALILLFTMIVCGIILIVSELIQGTVYLADVVPAHFSMFMSYMEIFLENHILPIYHKLASLLHTLDPEQQKLIQQHIEEMINHLASTGTLALKQVLLKIPLALQWLPGSFAVVIFIILASFFITKDWPVLSDMFHKRVPASASDSTRNVGNHLKKALSGFLKAQIILITITGIIMFIGLMILHINHALTIALIASAVDLLPYVGTGIIFIPWIIYLFFTADYSMTIGLSILYMVIIVGRQILEPKLLSSSIGVHPLPLLIAVFLCVQLWGLIGIIIAPILVVLFSALQQAGVVKQLWIFIKG from the coding sequence GTGTACAAGCTACAGTTATATCCCATATTAAGGTTTATTCTAGTATTTGTTATTGGACTTATGATATACCTGATTTTGCAATACACCCTAGTTTACATATACCCATTGATCCTGGCAGTGATTCTTTCATTGCTCATAAATCCTTTCGTTCGATTACTGGAAAAGAGGTTAAAGTTTCCCCGAGCCCTGGCAACACTTGTTGCATTAATACTATTGTTTACAATGATTGTCTGCGGTATCATTTTGATTGTTTCTGAATTAATTCAAGGAACTGTTTATTTGGCTGATGTGGTTCCAGCACATTTCAGTATGTTTATGTCCTACATGGAAATCTTTCTGGAGAACCACATTCTTCCTATTTATCATAAGCTGGCATCTTTATTGCATACACTTGACCCGGAACAGCAAAAGCTAATTCAGCAGCATATTGAGGAGATGATAAACCATTTAGCATCCACAGGAACTCTTGCCCTTAAACAGGTTCTGCTAAAGATACCTCTTGCCTTACAATGGTTGCCTGGTTCGTTTGCGGTTGTCATTTTCATTATCCTGGCAAGTTTTTTTATAACGAAGGACTGGCCAGTTTTAAGCGACATGTTTCATAAAAGGGTCCCTGCTTCAGCCAGTGATTCTACACGAAATGTTGGAAATCATTTAAAAAAAGCATTATCGGGCTTTCTGAAAGCACAAATAATCCTCATTACAATAACAGGTATAATTATGTTCATTGGTCTCATGATCCTTCATATAAATCATGCCCTGACAATTGCCCTAATTGCCTCGGCTGTGGATCTACTGCCTTATGTGGGGACGGGCATCATTTTTATTCCATGGATCATTTACCTGTTCTTTACAGCCGACTATTCGATGACAATTGGTTTGTCCATTCTTTATATGGTTATCATTGTCGGTCGTCAAATACTCGAGCCGAAGTTGTTATCATCATCCATAGGGGTACATCCGTTACCACTATTAATTGCAGTTTTTCTTTGTGTTCAGCTGTGGGGGCTTATCGGTATTATCATTGCTCCTATTCTGGTGGTCTTATTTAGTGCATTACAACAGGCGGGAGTTGTCAAACAGTTATGGATTTTTATTAAAGGCTAA
- the citZ gene encoding citrate synthase — MTKTKGLEGVVATQSSISSIIDDQLTYVGYRIDDLAENSSFEEVVYLLWNLKLPTKQELDDFKADLADNMELPDGVIDHLHSYDLSTVHPMAALRTAVSLLGLYDDEADVMDEAANKRKAMRLQAKIATVVTAFARIRKGKEPVKPKKNLSFAANFLYMLNGEEANDIEVEAINKALVLHADHELNASTFTARVCVATLSDIYSGVTAAISALKGPLHGGANERVMAMLEEIGEEDNAIPYIKQKIANKEKIMGMGHRVYRNGDPRAKHLKHMSKELTKITGQSKWYNMSVKIEDYIKEEKGLPANVDFYSASVYHSLGIDNDLFTPIFATSRVSGWLAHILEQYDNNRLIRPRAEYVGPQTQEYVAIENR; from the coding sequence ATGACTAAAACAAAAGGGCTTGAAGGGGTTGTAGCAACTCAATCGTCAATTAGTTCAATTATTGATGATCAACTTACATATGTTGGTTACCGAATTGATGATCTTGCAGAAAATTCAAGTTTTGAAGAAGTCGTATATTTATTATGGAATTTAAAACTTCCAACAAAGCAAGAATTGGATGACTTTAAAGCGGATCTGGCGGACAACATGGAATTGCCGGATGGTGTTATTGACCATTTGCATTCCTATGATTTATCTACTGTGCATCCGATGGCAGCATTACGGACGGCCGTATCACTTTTAGGATTGTATGATGATGAAGCAGATGTAATGGATGAGGCAGCCAACAAACGCAAAGCAATGCGGCTACAGGCAAAAATAGCAACAGTTGTTACCGCATTTGCCAGAATCCGTAAAGGTAAAGAGCCGGTTAAACCAAAGAAAAATTTAAGCTTTGCAGCAAATTTCCTATACATGCTCAATGGTGAGGAAGCAAATGATATCGAAGTAGAAGCAATCAATAAAGCACTCGTTTTACATGCTGACCATGAATTGAATGCATCAACCTTTACTGCACGGGTTTGTGTGGCTACACTGTCTGATATTTATTCCGGTGTAACGGCGGCAATCAGTGCACTAAAAGGACCGCTTCACGGCGGGGCAAATGAGCGCGTAATGGCAATGCTTGAAGAAATTGGCGAAGAAGACAATGCTATTCCGTATATTAAACAAAAAATAGCCAATAAGGAAAAAATCATGGGTATGGGTCACCGTGTTTATCGTAATGGGGATCCTCGTGCGAAACATTTAAAGCACATGTCAAAAGAATTAACAAAGATTACTGGTCAATCAAAATGGTATAACATGTCTGTGAAAATCGAGGATTATATCAAAGAAGAAAAAGGATTGCCAGCAAACGTGGATTTCTATTCCGCATCGGTTTATCATAGCCTTGGAATCGACAATGATCTATTTACACCTATTTTTGCGACAAGCCGTGTTTCCGGATGGTTGGCCCACATTTTGGAACAATACGATAACAACCGTCTCATCCGTCCGCGTGCGGAATATGTGGGACCACAGACACAGGAATATGTGGCCATTGAAAATCGCTAA
- the icd gene encoding NADP-dependent isocitrate dehydrogenase — MAQGEKIRVENGKMNVPDCPIIPFIEGDGTGPDIWAAAKRVIEAAVDKAYNGSKSIEWKEVYAGQKSYDKFGEWLPDETLKTIDEYKIAIKGPLTTPIGGGIRSLNVALRQQLDLFTCLRPVRYFDGVPSPVKRPEDVDMVIFRENTEDIYAGIEWQKGTPEVKKVIDFLQKEMDVHNIRFPETSGIGVKPVSEEGTKRLVRASIQYALNEGRKSVTLVHKGNIMKFTEGAFKAWGYEVAEQEFGDKVFTWAEYDRIVEKDGKDAANKAQDEAVAAGKIIVKDAIADIFLQQILTRPNEFDVVATMNLNGDYVSDALAAQVGGIGIAPGANINYDTGHAIFEATHGTAPKYAGLDKVNPSSVILSGSLMLEHLEWREAADLIAKAMDKTIASKVVTYDFARLMDGATEVKCSEFADELIKNMD, encoded by the coding sequence ATGGCACAAGGAGAAAAAATCAGAGTAGAAAATGGGAAAATGAATGTTCCCGATTGTCCAATCATTCCATTTATCGAAGGAGATGGAACCGGGCCAGATATCTGGGCTGCTGCCAAAAGGGTTATTGAAGCAGCCGTTGACAAGGCATACAATGGCAGCAAATCTATCGAATGGAAAGAAGTATATGCCGGACAAAAATCATATGACAAGTTCGGTGAATGGTTGCCAGATGAAACCCTTAAAACGATTGATGAATATAAAATTGCCATTAAGGGCCCGCTCACAACGCCTATCGGTGGCGGTATTCGTTCGTTAAACGTGGCATTACGCCAACAGCTTGACCTGTTTACCTGTTTACGTCCCGTTCGCTATTTTGATGGTGTACCATCACCTGTTAAGCGTCCGGAAGATGTAGATATGGTGATATTCCGGGAAAACACAGAGGATATTTATGCCGGTATTGAATGGCAAAAAGGTACACCTGAAGTGAAAAAAGTAATTGATTTCTTGCAAAAAGAAATGGATGTACATAATATCCGCTTCCCGGAAACTTCAGGTATCGGTGTAAAACCTGTATCTGAAGAAGGCACCAAACGTCTTGTGCGGGCAAGTATTCAGTATGCACTAAACGAAGGACGCAAGAGCGTAACGCTTGTTCATAAAGGAAATATTATGAAGTTTACTGAAGGCGCGTTTAAAGCATGGGGATATGAAGTTGCCGAACAGGAATTTGGCGACAAGGTATTTACATGGGCAGAGTATGATCGAATTGTTGAAAAAGATGGTAAAGATGCAGCGAATAAAGCTCAGGATGAAGCAGTGGCTGCGGGTAAAATCATTGTCAAAGATGCCATTGCCGACATCTTCTTGCAACAAATTCTGACCCGTCCGAACGAATTTGATGTAGTTGCAACTATGAACCTAAACGGTGACTATGTTTCCGACGCCCTTGCAGCACAAGTTGGCGGAATTGGTATTGCACCAGGTGCAAACATTAACTATGATACAGGACATGCGATTTTTGAAGCAACTCATGGTACGGCACCAAAATATGCCGGACTTGATAAGGTTAATCCATCTTCAGTTATTCTTTCCGGCAGCTTAATGCTTGAACATCTGGAATGGAGAGAAGCGGCGGATTTAATCGCCAAAGCAATGGATAAAACCATCGCTTCCAAGGTCGTAACTTATGACTTTGCCCGCCTGATGGATGGCGCAACCGAAGTCAAATGCTCTGAATTTGCGGATGAACTAATTAAAAATATGGATTAA
- the mdh gene encoding malate dehydrogenase, translating to MAIKRNKISIIGSGFTGATTALMLAQKELGDVVLVDIPNMEDPTKGKALDMFEASPVQGFDAKITGTSNYEDTKDSDLVIITAGVARKPGMSRDDLVNTNAKIMKTVSKDVAKYSPDCLIVVLSNPVDAMTYTAFKETGFPKERVIGQSGVLDTARFRSFVAEELNLSVKDITGFVLGGHGDNMVPLIRYSYAGGIPLEKLISKDRLDEIVARTRTGGGEIVNLLGNGSAYYAPAASLTVMAEAILKNQRRVIPAIAYLEGEYGYTDIYFGVPTILGANGIEKVIELDLTDEEKAALDKSADSVKNVLEIVR from the coding sequence ATGGCTATTAAACGTAACAAAATATCTATAATTGGTTCCGGTTTCACTGGTGCAACAACTGCATTAATGCTTGCCCAAAAAGAACTTGGTGATGTTGTGCTAGTTGATATTCCCAATATGGAAGATCCTACGAAGGGAAAAGCGCTTGACATGTTTGAGGCCAGTCCCGTTCAAGGATTTGATGCAAAAATCACTGGTACATCAAACTATGAAGATACCAAAGATTCTGATCTCGTTATTATTACTGCAGGTGTAGCGCGGAAACCTGGCATGAGCCGCGATGACCTGGTAAACACAAACGCAAAAATTATGAAAACTGTTTCAAAAGATGTAGCAAAATATTCACCAGATTGTTTGATTGTTGTCTTATCCAATCCGGTAGATGCAATGACTTATACCGCATTTAAAGAAACAGGCTTCCCAAAAGAACGTGTTATTGGGCAATCCGGAGTGCTGGATACGGCACGTTTTCGTTCCTTTGTCGCTGAAGAATTGAATCTGTCGGTTAAAGATATTACTGGTTTCGTCCTCGGTGGGCATGGTGATAACATGGTACCGTTAATCCGTTATTCCTATGCAGGTGGAATCCCATTAGAAAAATTAATTTCCAAAGATCGATTGGATGAAATTGTCGCACGCACCCGTACAGGCGGCGGCGAAATTGTTAACTTGTTGGGAAACGGCAGTGCCTATTATGCACCAGCTGCATCATTAACCGTAATGGCAGAAGCAATTCTCAAGAATCAACGCCGCGTCATTCCGGCAATTGCCTATCTTGAAGGGGAATATGGTTACACAGATATTTATTTTGGTGTACCAACGATCCTTGGGGCAAATGGAATTGAAAAAGTCATTGAACTGGATTTAACCGACGAAGAAAAAGCTGCGCTCGATAAATCGGCTGATTCAGTTAAAAATGTACTGGAAATTGTAAGGTAA